In Amia ocellicauda isolate fAmiCal2 chromosome 5, fAmiCal2.hap1, whole genome shotgun sequence, a genomic segment contains:
- the plekha6 gene encoding pleckstrin homology domain-containing family A member 6 isoform X8, with product MSDAARVYIVPTQRNNTENIPPSGTNNTMVTKAADPHQRGEGDGRGAETRESGKRELNGVGTAEMVTPTSPLTPDLGGRVREERGVNHPNGWGNYAPPNASAFQPREPRETREARENAVLRRGFVPRTQPERMAQRKSSMTQLQQWVNLRRGMSVPDELRSPSHYYAVNRGAPADYYGMYGPQYVEEYGLYPPGVRPDSICSVTPGFERVPPRWVPEEKRTPLRDGPLYARERPREPVPGSGYQWAPQAAMPPTQQATYYTQMDSAQNTMRRLSMQPRSRSVPRSPSTTQGPYAPGTRAFSPARSPSARFDRGAPGRFREEVIYADPSAYALRRSMSSPKYEYPGDRRSMPQGIYPYNYPGSPSLRDKMEDILDLQLQRNLEYLDQQVTEGDHLISMVHRMVENSSPRAKLYSQPMSPYNDIYRDMHPAFKANEMEIDKLLGRLCEQNRVLKDQEAAVQRLHVDKDNLEGALVATHQELEMYRSQPALAEKLQVKKESLQNQLINIRGELSQATSALASARLEFEAQEDEVSAVHSDLWEQLNAGGQNELLHRHLQKEFWRIQDVLEGLHKNNPSRGTDTAKSSPGLRVMLGPVTSAASGSFSTNSPASPESSVSLTSPISPFSPISGSQASPTKPVSIEHKFRYQPDHLTGDRSNSIERQECEQDQQANQNKGACVGVGVVPPRTKSPAEDEISYSDRKSASGKLPNGHLSRERPKSAVFSAEVKSKMTVEEQNERIKRNQSSSMRDKRRSLQLSSGQQIDGFKSTVNYRVVRRRLTAHEVDIKDLEAAVRGEGVESPRQEIARLRRLQIEPEHYDLDIGKELLAPDKVLIPERYLDAEPEAPLSPEEVREKQKKVERIKTLIAKSNMQNIVPLLDGPAEAHGDTEQQLQEQEKRIEISCALAAEASRRSRLLSAQCAPPSPPASPTDLAPPPSADLSDSSHFMKV from the exons ATGAGCGACGCGGCCCGCGTGTACATCGTACCCACGCAGAG GAACAACACGGAGAACATTCCCCCGTCGGGGACGAACAACACCATGGTGACAAAGGCGGCGGACCCGCACCAGCGGGGGGAGGGCGACGGCAGGGGGGCCGAGACCCGGGAGTCGGGCAAGCGAGAGCTTAACGGGGTCGGCACGGCAGAGATGGTGACCCCCACCTCACCCCTGACCCCCGACCTGGGTGGCCGTGTCCGGGAGGAGAGGGGGGTCAACCACCCCAACGGCTGGGGCAACTACGCCCCCCCCAACGCCTCAGCCTTCCAGCCCCGGGAGCCCCGGGAGACCCGGGAGGCGCGGGAGAACGCCGTCCTGCGCAGGGGCTTCGTGCCGCGGACGCAGCCGGAGAGGATGGCGCAGAGGAAGAGCTCCATGACGCAGCTGCAGCAGTGGGTGAACCTGCGCAGGGGCATGTCGGTGCCGGACGAGCTGCGCAG TCCCTCCCATTACTACGCAGTGAACCGGGGTGCTCCGGCAGACTACTATGGCATGTACGGCCCCCAGTATGTGGAGGAGTACGGGCTGTACCCCCCAGGCGTGCGTCCTGACAGCATCTGCTCGGTGACGCCGGGCTTCGAACGCGTCCCGCCTCGCTGGGTGCCTGAAGAGAAGAGGACCCCCTTGCGGGACGGGCCGCTGTATGCCCGGGAGCGGCCGCGGGAGCCGGTGCCTGGCAGCGGGTACCAGTGGGCCCCCCAGGCCGCCATGCCCCCCACCCAGCAAGCCACGTATTACACCCAGATGGACTCGGCCCAGAACACCATGCGTCGGTTGTCCATGCAGCCGCGCTCGCGCTCAGTGCCGCGCTCCCCCTCGACCACGCAGGGACCCTACGCCCCTGGGACCCGCGCCTTCTCCCCCGCGCGGTCCCCCAGTGCCCGCTTTGACCGCGGCGCCCCGGGGAGGTTCCGGGAAGAAGTGATCTACGCCGACCCGTCCGCCTACGCCCTGAGGAGGTCCATGAGCTCCCCCAAG TACGAGTATCCCGGAGACAGGAGGTCCATGCCCCAAGGAATATACCCCTACAACTACCCTGGGTCCCCCTCTTTGCGGGACAAAATG GAGGACATTTTAGACCTGCAGTTGCAGAGAAATCTGGAATACCTGGACCAACAG GTGACAGAGGGCGATCATCTGATCAGCATGGTGCACAGAATGGTGGAGAACTCCTCACCCCGAGCAAAGCTCTACTCACAA CCCATGTCTCCATATAACGACATCTACAGAGACATGCACCCTGCTTTCAAGGCCAACGAGATGGAGATCGAT AAGCTGCTGGGGCGACTGTGCGAGCAGAACCGGGTCCTGAAAGATCAAGAGGCGGCCGTGCAGCGTCTGCATGTTGATAAG GACAACCTGGAGGGAGCGCTGGTGGCCACACACCAGGAGCTGGAGATGTACCGGAGCCAGCCGGCCCTGGCCGAGAAGCTGCAGGTGAAGAAGGAGTCCCTGCAGAACCAGCTGATCAACATCCGCGGGGAGCTGTCACAGGCCACCAGT GCCCTGGCTTCTGCGAGGCTGGAGTTCGAGGCCCAGGAGGATGAGGTCAGCGCCGTTCACAGCGACCTCTGGGAGCAGCTCAACGCCGGCGGTCAG AATGAGCTGCTGCACCGGCACCTGCAGAAGGAGTTCTGGAGGATTCAGGACGTGCTGGAGGGGCTGCACAAGAACAACCCGTCCCGGGGGACAGATACGGCCAAAAGCTCGCCTGGACTGAGGGTCATGCTGGGACCAG TGACCAGCGCAGCGTCGGGCTCCTTCAGCACAAACAGCCCCGCCAGTCCCGAGAGCTCTGTGAGCTTAACGAGCCCCATCAGCCCCTTCTCGCCCATCTCGGGGTCCCAGGCCTCCCCCACCAAGCCAGTCAGTATCGAG CACAAATTCAGATACCAACCCGATCACCTCACCGGGGACAGGAGCAATAGCATCGAGCGGCAGGAGTGTGAACAAGACCAGCAAGCCAATCAGAATAAAGGTGCTTGTGTGGGGG TCGGTGTTGTTCCCCCCAGGACCAAATCCCCGGCTGAGGACGAAATAAGCTATTCTGACCGCAAGAGTGCCTCTGGTAAACTGCCCAATGGCCACCTTTCCAGG GAACGCCCGAAAAGCGCGGTGTTCTCGGCCGAGGTGAAGTCCAAGATGACCGTTGAGGAGCAGAACGAGAGGATCAAGAGGAACCAGAGCAGCTCCATGCGGGACAAGAGACGCAGCCTCCAGTTGTCCAGTGGGCAGCAGATCGACGGCTTCAAGTCCACGGTCAACTACAGAGTG GTGCGCAGAAGGCTGACGGCTCACGAGGTCGACATCAAAGACCTGGAGGCGGCCGTGCGGGGGGAGGGCGTGGAGTCACCGCGACAGGAGATCGCACGGCTCCGGCGCCTGCAGATCGAGCCCGAGCACTATGACCTGGACATCGGCAAAGAG CTGCTGGCTCCGGACAAGGTTTTGATTCCGGAGCGTTACCTGGATGCTGAGCCCGAGGCGCCGCTCAGCCCGGAGGAGGTCAGAGAGAAGCAGAAGAAGGTGGAGAGGATCAAGACGCTCATCGCGAAGTCAAA catGCAGAATATCGTCCCGCTGCTGGACGGCCCGGCGGAGGCGCACGGGGACACggagcagcagctgcaggagcagGAGAAGCGGATCGAGATCTCGTGTGCCCTCGCCGCCGAGGCCTCGCGCCGCAGCAGACTGCTCTCAG CCCAGTGCGCCCCCCCCAGCCCTCCTGCCTCCCCGACTGACCTGGCCCCTCCCCCCTCCGCCGACCTCTCCGACTCCTCCCACTTCATGAAGGTCTGA
- the plekha6 gene encoding pleckstrin homology domain-containing family A member 6 isoform X7, translating into MSSLTACCEEEEEGEGSRSNGSSAFCLQAEHAGIRTYYFSAECREEQESWVRAMSDAARVYIVPTQRNNTENIPPSGTNNTMVTKAADPHQRGEGDGRGAETRESGKRELNGVGTAEMVTPTSPLTPDLGGRVREERGVNHPNGWGNYAPPNASAFQPREPRETREARENAVLRRGFVPRTQPERMAQRKSSMTQLQQWVNLRRGMSVPDELRSPSHYYAVNRGAPADYYGMYGPQYVEEYGLYPPGVRPDSICSVTPGFERVPPRWVPEEKRTPLRDGPLYARERPREPVPGSGYQWAPQAAMPPTQQATYYTQMDSAQNTMRRLSMQPRSRSVPRSPSTTQGPYAPGTRAFSPARSPSARFDRGAPGRFREEVIYADPSAYALRRSMSSPKYEYPGDRRSMPQGIYPYNYPGSPSLRDKMEDILDLQLQRNLEYLDQQVTEGDHLISMVHRMVENSSPRAKLYSQPMSPYNDIYRDMHPAFKANEMEIDKLLGRLCEQNRVLKDQEAAVQRLHVDKDNLEGALVATHQELEMYRSQPALAEKLQVKKESLQNQLINIRGELSQATSALASARLEFEAQEDEVSAVHSDLWEQLNAGGQNELLHRHLQKEFWRIQDVLEGLHKNNPSRGTDTAKSSPGLRVMLGPVTSAASGSFSTNSPASPESSVSLTSPISPFSPISGSQASPTKPVSIEHKFRYQPDHLTGDRSNSIERQECEQDQQANQNKGACVGVGVVPPRTKSPAEDEISYSDRKSASGKLPNGHLSRERPKSAVFSAEVKSKMTVEEQNERIKRNQSSSMRDKRRSLQLSSGQQIDGFKSTVNYRVVRRRLTAHEVDIKDLEAAVRGEGVESPRQEIARLRRLQIEPEHYDLDIGKELLAPDKVLIPERYLDAEPEAPLSPEEVREKQKKVERIKTLIAKSNMQNIVPLLDGPAEAHGDTEQQLQEQEKRIEISCALAAEASRRSRLLSAQCAPPSPPASPTDLAPPPSADLSDSSHFMKV; encoded by the exons ATGAGCTCCCTTACT GCGTGTtgtgaggaggaggaagagggcgAAGGGAGCCGCAGTAACGGGAGCTCGGCCTTCTGTCTGCAGGCGGAGCACGCGGGGATCCGGACATACTACTTCAGCGCCGAGTGCCGGGAGGAGCAGGAGTCCTGGGTGCGAGCGATGAGCGACGCGGCCCGCGTGTACATCGTACCCACGCAGAG GAACAACACGGAGAACATTCCCCCGTCGGGGACGAACAACACCATGGTGACAAAGGCGGCGGACCCGCACCAGCGGGGGGAGGGCGACGGCAGGGGGGCCGAGACCCGGGAGTCGGGCAAGCGAGAGCTTAACGGGGTCGGCACGGCAGAGATGGTGACCCCCACCTCACCCCTGACCCCCGACCTGGGTGGCCGTGTCCGGGAGGAGAGGGGGGTCAACCACCCCAACGGCTGGGGCAACTACGCCCCCCCCAACGCCTCAGCCTTCCAGCCCCGGGAGCCCCGGGAGACCCGGGAGGCGCGGGAGAACGCCGTCCTGCGCAGGGGCTTCGTGCCGCGGACGCAGCCGGAGAGGATGGCGCAGAGGAAGAGCTCCATGACGCAGCTGCAGCAGTGGGTGAACCTGCGCAGGGGCATGTCGGTGCCGGACGAGCTGCGCAG TCCCTCCCATTACTACGCAGTGAACCGGGGTGCTCCGGCAGACTACTATGGCATGTACGGCCCCCAGTATGTGGAGGAGTACGGGCTGTACCCCCCAGGCGTGCGTCCTGACAGCATCTGCTCGGTGACGCCGGGCTTCGAACGCGTCCCGCCTCGCTGGGTGCCTGAAGAGAAGAGGACCCCCTTGCGGGACGGGCCGCTGTATGCCCGGGAGCGGCCGCGGGAGCCGGTGCCTGGCAGCGGGTACCAGTGGGCCCCCCAGGCCGCCATGCCCCCCACCCAGCAAGCCACGTATTACACCCAGATGGACTCGGCCCAGAACACCATGCGTCGGTTGTCCATGCAGCCGCGCTCGCGCTCAGTGCCGCGCTCCCCCTCGACCACGCAGGGACCCTACGCCCCTGGGACCCGCGCCTTCTCCCCCGCGCGGTCCCCCAGTGCCCGCTTTGACCGCGGCGCCCCGGGGAGGTTCCGGGAAGAAGTGATCTACGCCGACCCGTCCGCCTACGCCCTGAGGAGGTCCATGAGCTCCCCCAAG TACGAGTATCCCGGAGACAGGAGGTCCATGCCCCAAGGAATATACCCCTACAACTACCCTGGGTCCCCCTCTTTGCGGGACAAAATG GAGGACATTTTAGACCTGCAGTTGCAGAGAAATCTGGAATACCTGGACCAACAG GTGACAGAGGGCGATCATCTGATCAGCATGGTGCACAGAATGGTGGAGAACTCCTCACCCCGAGCAAAGCTCTACTCACAA CCCATGTCTCCATATAACGACATCTACAGAGACATGCACCCTGCTTTCAAGGCCAACGAGATGGAGATCGAT AAGCTGCTGGGGCGACTGTGCGAGCAGAACCGGGTCCTGAAAGATCAAGAGGCGGCCGTGCAGCGTCTGCATGTTGATAAG GACAACCTGGAGGGAGCGCTGGTGGCCACACACCAGGAGCTGGAGATGTACCGGAGCCAGCCGGCCCTGGCCGAGAAGCTGCAGGTGAAGAAGGAGTCCCTGCAGAACCAGCTGATCAACATCCGCGGGGAGCTGTCACAGGCCACCAGT GCCCTGGCTTCTGCGAGGCTGGAGTTCGAGGCCCAGGAGGATGAGGTCAGCGCCGTTCACAGCGACCTCTGGGAGCAGCTCAACGCCGGCGGTCAG AATGAGCTGCTGCACCGGCACCTGCAGAAGGAGTTCTGGAGGATTCAGGACGTGCTGGAGGGGCTGCACAAGAACAACCCGTCCCGGGGGACAGATACGGCCAAAAGCTCGCCTGGACTGAGGGTCATGCTGGGACCAG TGACCAGCGCAGCGTCGGGCTCCTTCAGCACAAACAGCCCCGCCAGTCCCGAGAGCTCTGTGAGCTTAACGAGCCCCATCAGCCCCTTCTCGCCCATCTCGGGGTCCCAGGCCTCCCCCACCAAGCCAGTCAGTATCGAG CACAAATTCAGATACCAACCCGATCACCTCACCGGGGACAGGAGCAATAGCATCGAGCGGCAGGAGTGTGAACAAGACCAGCAAGCCAATCAGAATAAAGGTGCTTGTGTGGGGG TCGGTGTTGTTCCCCCCAGGACCAAATCCCCGGCTGAGGACGAAATAAGCTATTCTGACCGCAAGAGTGCCTCTGGTAAACTGCCCAATGGCCACCTTTCCAGG GAACGCCCGAAAAGCGCGGTGTTCTCGGCCGAGGTGAAGTCCAAGATGACCGTTGAGGAGCAGAACGAGAGGATCAAGAGGAACCAGAGCAGCTCCATGCGGGACAAGAGACGCAGCCTCCAGTTGTCCAGTGGGCAGCAGATCGACGGCTTCAAGTCCACGGTCAACTACAGAGTG GTGCGCAGAAGGCTGACGGCTCACGAGGTCGACATCAAAGACCTGGAGGCGGCCGTGCGGGGGGAGGGCGTGGAGTCACCGCGACAGGAGATCGCACGGCTCCGGCGCCTGCAGATCGAGCCCGAGCACTATGACCTGGACATCGGCAAAGAG CTGCTGGCTCCGGACAAGGTTTTGATTCCGGAGCGTTACCTGGATGCTGAGCCCGAGGCGCCGCTCAGCCCGGAGGAGGTCAGAGAGAAGCAGAAGAAGGTGGAGAGGATCAAGACGCTCATCGCGAAGTCAAA catGCAGAATATCGTCCCGCTGCTGGACGGCCCGGCGGAGGCGCACGGGGACACggagcagcagctgcaggagcagGAGAAGCGGATCGAGATCTCGTGTGCCCTCGCCGCCGAGGCCTCGCGCCGCAGCAGACTGCTCTCAG CCCAGTGCGCCCCCCCCAGCCCTCCTGCCTCCCCGACTGACCTGGCCCCTCCCCCCTCCGCCGACCTCTCCGACTCCTCCCACTTCATGAAGGTCTGA